The Capsicum annuum cultivar UCD-10X-F1 chromosome 3, UCD10Xv1.1, whole genome shotgun sequence genomic sequence TTTATCTAATACTTTCAGCCCAATTATGTACacatataataaaatcattaacTCTAGATTCTGAATTAGCCTAGATGAGAGATAGCGGAAGGCGGAGAGTTGAGCCACGATGAAACAACCTAAATTGTTGGAGCATTGGGCCTAGCTCAGAAAACAGTTAAAGATGCAATGACCCCCATGTCCAGAGTCTTTTCCCTTGATCTTCATTATAAACTTATTGAGCATGCTACTAAGTCcctgtcatttttttatttcaattatcaCTTCTACTTTACATGTTAACCCATTGATGATTCTCAGCGAGTTGATGAATCTGATCATAAGCAAAGGCCACAGTCGCATGCCTGTATACTCTGGCTATGCAGTTAAAAGGGTAAGAACAATTATATATGACTCACTTTTCCGTCTAATAAAGAATGACacatttctatatttagtaacaATTTGACTTTAAAATATCCATTTTCAAATAATCTATAGTCACAAAAATATCTATAACTAGTTTTAGaccataaatttcaaaaaatttatatcatatcaGATGACGGAAAAATTAGTGACATATTGGAATTATCTTTAGCTTTAAGAGAAGACAGAAATGGTATCATTACAATGGAAGACGTCCTTGAACAACTTCTGgaagtaaaattaataaattcaCGTTGGCTAtgcaatttgatttttgttttccCCTACTGATGATCGATTTATTGCTAACTGGTCTGTTgtaaatcttatttttttaactGATAGGAACCAATATACAACGAGATAGAGAACTATGTTGATTTTCATAACAACTATGTTAATCAGGGATTCTAGCAATTTTAGTTTACAACATCTTAATTAAGAATGTCATGGATCACATATTGATAAATACACATATGATATTTTTGCGTCCAGAATTATAATCAAACAACATATTTTCACCTAGAAGTGTAATATTCcaattattttaatgaaggatTAATTAgtaattttgataataaataattacggaaagacaaaaataacacctaaaactaaaataatttcacaaaactagcacctaaatttaaaaactcaataaatagccATTAAGGGATGGGCGCATGTATTCCCCTCAATTCTACATCACGATTCGACCCTTCCCGTTTTGTGTACTGGGCCGACTTTTCATCTTTAATGGACCCATATTTTTTGGCTCCTTTTCTTTTtagggaaaggacaaaaataacacctaaaattaaaataattccacaaaactagcacctaaatttaaaaacctaATAAATAGCCACTTGATCATGGCACTGCTTAGCCCAAACTCCCCGCCATTTCTTTTTCTCCCATGCAACCTCACTTTCCATTTTTTTTCGTGAAATAGAGATgcaaatataatccttttctgtTTAAATAACAAACTTCCTAATATGCCCTTCTTGTACGATctcttttaacttcttttttttttttgtttctttttgaaatttagtGCAAATACTAGTATGAATTAcaattttatctatatttttgaattatttgtgCATGGACTATGCTGGGCTGTAAATGTACAATATTCAAAAAATCTAACTTAATGTAAAAGGAGTCCTAATTCTTTGTTAACTCTTCATGAAAAAATTAGAAGAGCCTAACTTCGAATCGAGGATAATTTAAATTTCTGACCAGTATATTTGAGTTGACTCTAAAATGTTTATAAGTACTTCACCTTCACGTCATTTCTTTTTCTCCCATGCAACCTCACTTTCCATTTTTTTCGTGACTAATTTTTGcactttctttcaatttttgcATGGATCTATCAACCGACACTCAAAAAGAATTGTAATAAGTTTagtacttttcttttttaaagattctacttttttttatttttttttaaacaattgagtaattatttttttccttttcagattatttttcattcaccaacattattataataatatactatttgttttgtttagttttaacttatttatacaataaaataaaatatcatatacctttaatataatacaattgttaaagatatatatatatctatatataataatgatacaatttctatatatacacatattctatataatatttatagcatttttatacaatttttaactacaattattatttagatacatattttatatgactatatagtttctacatgcattctaaaaatgtatcaatctagtataaaagagtatcttgagtatatggacactgcaagtgtatcaatgtagtataaaagtgtattgatacagtataaaagagtatcaattggatatagggactgcatgtgcttgaATAGAATTTCCCCTCTcctttttaaaaagtgtatcaatatagtataaaagtgtatcaatttggtataaaagtgtatcaattgagtatagagactgcatgtgacCAATTGGgtcaaatgactaaaaaaaggAATTAGTTTAGCCCAGCGGACAACCCAtgtccttttttctttcttgttttaagaATGCAAAGTTTAGTCCATTTCACTTTCAAAAGTCAAAGTAGACGTTGGACAATtcaagtgaacttttgttttttGAAAGAttctactcttttttattctttttaaacaaTCAAGTAATTGCTTGCTTTTTTTTCAGATTATTTTAcattcaccaacattattaaaataacatactatttgttttgtttagttttacttatttatacaataaaatataatatcatatacttttaatacaatacaattgttaaagatatatatttatatatataataatgatacagtttctatacatatacatattctatataataattatagcatttttatacacattctatacaatttttaagtacaattattatttacatatatattttatacgactctatatagtttctatatgcattctaaaaatgtatcaatctagtataagagagtatcaattgagtatatggacattGCAAGTATattaatgtagtataaaagtgtattaatgtgatATAAAAGAATATTAATTGGGTATAGGAATTACATGTgtttgcatagaatttcctttctcttttttaaaaagtgtatcaatatagtataaaagtatatcaatttgatataaaagtgtatcaattgagtatagaaactgcatgtgcccaattgggctaaatggataaaaaagaaaattaaaaatagccGACTGGCTACAATTGTCCATCCTTTTTAAATTAtggccattttttaaaaaataatcagcCTACATCCTTTTCTCAAATAATTAAGATAATTAAAAGAAGTGAGCCAAACTCATTCTTATAATCTGCCAGGTAACGTTTTTACGTTATTAAAGGAGTTGGAAAAAATAGGGCAACTTACTCCTATATCACTGGAAGTAGAGCTGTTCAAAATTGGACAGATTATTCGCAAAATTGGAAGTCATTCCTAAAATTGACTTATTGGTTCATTGGTATTGGCTTATCGAATAAACGATTGGTGAacgaattaaaattttttaattaacaGCTTATTAAAATGAGGATggattacataatttttttattggataAACTATTAATCCGTTAATAATTAccatatatacttatatttttccacttaaatatataaaatacatattaatttatattattataaaatataaattcaaaccTAATGGATACCCATCCATAAATCCTAATTAACccttatataatataaaaaataaaacagtaAAGTAAAACAAAGAAGCAGTACAACAGCCACCAAAAGCCAAAAGGTTTGTCGACTTTCAAACTCAAAAGCTCTGCCGAGTGCCGAGTTTAAactttaaaaatagtttcaaagCAATTAAGTAAAGGATTTTCCAccaagtttcttttctttggttttttCAATTCCACTGTAATATATTTTTGCTGAGAAGCATAATTTAAGTAAGTTTTCAATGCTTTTTAGTAAGTATCGattcttcatcttcatctctttcttatcatctttgtcTAATTATCTCTTTTTTCTGGTGAGTtgtggattttttattttcttccctactttttttttgttttgcttcaattttttattttgatgttaatggtgatgTGCATGAACTTGAATATGTAAGTATAATTTATTGTATGTATTTTTGTTAGCCTAATTTTTCTgaatttatttctttactttgGTTCAAGTGTACATGGTATGTGTTTTTTTAATCTTCactctatttttaatataaaaaggaaaataaaaaaaataaattatagggTATTTTGGTTCGATTTGTACAGAGTATGTATTTTATTAATCTTCATCTgttttcttatcatctttgttttgctttaattttttattttgatgttaatggtgatgTGCATGTACTTGGATATGTAAGTATAATTTTTTGCATGTATTTTTTTTAGTCTAATTTTTCTgaatttattcattcattttggtTCAATTGTACAGGGTATGTGTTTTCTTAATCTTCACTCTATTTTCAATATGTGCGAGCAATAAATAATTGGCTCAATTCTTTGTTTATATTCAAGTTTTATGTGAGAAATTGTTGCCTAATTTTTTTATGGGTCACTAATTCTTCGGATAATTGCTCTTGCATTATGTGTTAATTTTCATGTTCTTTGTTCTGATActgataattttttgaattgattttttttatcacaGTAACTCATAATCAACTCATAGCGTGGCTGAAGATATACAAGTTGATAAGGTGATAGGTGAAAGTGGAGATTCAAATCAAGCAACTTAATCTGAAACCATTAAAACTCAGTCGACTATtgctaaaagaagaaaaaaaggtcTAATGCGTGGAATCATTTTACAGAAATTGTTAGTTCTGAAGGTACAAAACCAAAATGTGTCCATTGCTCCAATGAATATTCTTTTAAGTCAAGAGACGGTACGTCCACTCTTCTTGGTCATCTATTGACGTGTCCTACTAGTGTTGATAAAAAAACAATCTAATTTAGCTTTTAAAGTTATTCCTGGGGTAGTCAAGGTGATGTAGCTGTTGTGCTTTGGAAATTTGACCAAGAAGAGTGTAGGAAGGCTTTATGTCGTATGGGGATAATTGATGAGTTTCCTTTTAACTTTGTTGAAAAAGAAGGTTTTCGGGCGTTTATGAAAGTGACACAACCTAATTTTTGGATCCCTTCCCGTAGTACTGTCACTAAGGAGTTTTAATCTTTAGaatgaagaaaaacaaaagctAAAGAGGTATTTTATGAAAACCAAACAGAGAATCTGTAAACCACCGACACCTAAACTTCCATACAAGAATTAATTACATGTGTATAACTGCCCATTAGATTGACAGTGAATGAAATATGCGTaagaaaattcttaatttttgtcCTATTATTAGCCATAAAGGTGAAGATATGGCAAATGATATTGGTAGGTGCTTACGTGAGTggagaataaataaaatattcactATCACTGTAGATAATGCGAGCTCAAATTATGTAACGGTAAAAGAGCTATCTAAGCATTTGACAAAGATGGGAGCTAATCTGATGAACGGTGATCACCTCCATGTGAGGTGTATGACGCATATTATGAACCTTGTTGTCCAGGATAGTTTGAAAGAAAGTTCTGTGTCTATTGAACGTGTTAGACATGCAGTGAGATATGTTAGGCAATCTCCTGCAAGGTTGAAAAGGTTTTAAGAAAGTTGTGATGATGAACAACTCAGTTGCAAGAAATCTTTGTTCTTAGATGTTCCAACTAGATGGAACTCCACCTACCTAATGTTAAGTAGGGTTGTTGAATTTGAGAATGCATTTACAAATTATGCTTCTCGTGAAATTGGCCTAAGACATTATCTTGAGAATTCTTATATTGAAGTTGGAGAAAATGTTGGTGAACTTTTGAGTAGTGATTGGGTTTAGGTGAAAAGAATTATAAAATTTCTTGACACTTTTTATCTTCTCACTTTGAAAATATCTGAATCACTTTACGTTACATCTaatattcattttcttaaaatttgtgttgttgttgtttattagAATCATTTGATTGCAAGTGAAGATACTGATTTAAGTAATATGGCGAGGAAGATGAAAGAAAAATTTGATAAGTATTGAGGTGATCCAACAAAAATGAAcaagataatttttatttcatgtgtTTTAGATCCTCGTTACAAGCTTGATTCAGTTGGCTATGCACTTATAAAGATGTTTGGAGAaaataaaggtctatctttgaaagaaGCAGTGAAgaaatacataattttattatttaatgaatATGTAAAATCCAATTCAAAAGGGCTAGTGGTTGTTGTTTCTTCACCTTGCTCTTCACTAGAGACTTCTACTTTGATGCTTTCTGGCAGTCAAGTAAGTGCCAAAGGTACAAGACCTTTAGATTCACTCATGCAAGATCTAAAGCAATATAAAGCTATGAATAGAGGTCTAGATGCTAGAACAGAGTTAGATaaatattttggagaagaaaCTGAAGATGATACTAAAGAATTTAACATTCTGCTCTGGTGGAAAATGAATGCAACAAGATTTTCTGCTCTTGTTAATATGGATTGTGATGTATTAGCTATTCTCGTTTCAAGTGTTGCATCTGAATCTGTGTTTAGTACAGGAGGACGTCTTCTTGATTCATTTAGGAGTTCATTGACTCCTAAATTGGTGCAAGTTTTAGTGTGTCTTTAAGATTGGCTTTGAAGTGAACAATTAAAACAACCTGTTAGTATTGAGGAAGATCTTGATAATCTCGAACAAATTGAAAAAGGTAATAATATTATCtttatatgtgttgttgttataaatgatttttatttattagttgacTCATACAAGCCTACAAGATGACTTTCACAAGGTTATTAATAgtataaaaagataaaagtaaTTTATATTATGTTTCTTTATTAGTTGATACTTTGTTGTGTTGTAAGATTACTGATAATGACAACAATTTGTATTGTACTTGATCTCTATTTTTTTTGGATGACTCTAGTATACTTAGTCCCTTGCAGGTTATTTTACATAAAAAGTTATTCATATGCATCAAATGTCACGCTACTTTTAGATAATATATCAATTACTtgagttttgattatttattaatatttggtTTACATTGTCAATGATAGAATCATGGTTGCTACATCTTTCAAGTAGGATTTATGGATATGTTGGCTGCTACATCTTTCAGTGGACAGAATTATGGCTGCTACATCTTTCAGTGTGCAAAAGCAAGTGTGCAACTACAAGTTATTTCTGTGTAAAAGTTATTCTTATCGCTGCTACATCTTTCAAAGTTGAGACTTGAGATTGTTCAATTCAAGGAAAAAGAGCATTTTGCTGAGTATATCGAGCAAAAGCTGTTGAGACttagtattttgttttattttttagataaatattaagattcttaatttcttagttaGATGAAACAGTTTTCttgatgttatgttttttttCCTGAATGGAAACTTGGAAAGAGGTGATTTTGAAACGTGAGAGGCAAGTGCTAGTTTTTACTAAAAATCTACAGGGTAGCCTGTAGGTGCTTTTTGCCTATTGTTTAAATAGCTCTTAATGTGCACAGATTCTACCCATCTGTAAGTCTCAACATCTTTCTCTGTTTGTTTGATGCAACACAGTTAATTCTCCTCATTCATCCAACTGTGTATATCCCtataatagaaaaaagaaaatccaTACCATTAATTTGATGATAGAGAGTACAATTTATCAGATAATCGATAGTGCATGTAGCAGGATTGTCCGTTCTTTTCATAGTTAATGTTATTTGTCTCATTTAGAGTTCTGGATCTATTTAGGCATTTCTCTTGTAGTGGCCATTCAATTTGTGAAAATGGGTGTTGCTTCAGAAGGAATGAAAGTGAAAGAGTATATTTGGCGTGGTCATGATCCTACAGCTGTAGTTGTCATGACTGAGGTAATAGACACTATGTTTTTATTAGATTTCCAAGCTACTTATACGTGGTATTGTTAGTGATGCATGATTTGGAGTTCAATCTGTAGCTGGTTATCGTGGGTGCATAATTGGTCGTAGTGAATATCACAATAGGAAATCCAATTTATAATCCCATTAGTTCTATTGTTGTGGGCAACCTTCTCGGAATGGTAAATGAGCCTATACACttgttcaaatttattatttgtgatttctttattttaatgtatAGTTAAAACTCTGGCACAACAAATGGAGTATGAATTGCAGGTTGCTGTATTTTTAATTCAGAGGACCAAGCATGCTTTAATTGAAACAGCAATTGATGACAAAGAATTGGAAAAAATTGTGAAGTTCTTGAAAAATGATCCAGTATGTTCTTTCTGGACCACTCTTTTTCGTAATCTGGTTGATTAATTAACTGTACTATCAGAAATATTCTTTCCACTGCAGGTTGTTGATTCTGTTTATGATTGCAAAAGTGATGTGATTGGACTTGACTTCTTTAGATTTAAGACTGAGATAGGTGATTGGATCTAGTGCTACCTTTTTTTCTAGTTAAAATCTATTGGTATTTCGTGAAGTATTCCTGTTAGAAATTTAGTGATGTCGTTGTTTATTGGAATCTATCCTTTTtttataatggtggtttttgGGCGAACTTGCACACAGTTCGACTATTCCACGGATATCTGCTACTGACCCACCAATGCAGGTACTGGGTAACTTTGCCCAGGCTTAGGCTGATGGAAAGAGATCACCtagcatttttttctttgttgggGTTTGAACTTTGGTCTCTAAGGTTTTCCTGCTACAGAGCCACATCCTTTGGTGCTCCTATTGAATGTTTTCTTAAGGGCAAGTCATCCATAATACATAGTGAATATAGAATCCTTTAAAGCTTTTGAgagtttggtttattattttcgGACAGGTCTGCTGCGTGAGCAGTTAAAAACTATGTTGTTTCTGTTGAGCCTTCCCTTAAACAGAGGTATGAACGTCAAGCCTTAACTAGTATATATGACTCGGTTGCATTGTTGTAGACTTTGGTGGTATACTAAGAACCTCATGATGTACCCTTACAAATATTCATTAATCTGCTTTCTTTACAACTCCAAGTTTGTTATCTCAAAATGTGTGGGTGGATTCCTATATCCTGATTTCAACTTGTAGTCATCCTCAAATGGTGAATTGAGATATGTGTCTGGTGCTGGCATCACATTATGGATATGGCTAAGAAGGAGAATATAGAAGGGAGGTGTGCAGCATATCGCATTCCTTATAATAAGGAAAAGATTGTTGGCATGGGAGCAAATTATGATAAGGTAATGGCTGAGATGAGCACTGAGAAAAGGTTGTCTTCTCGTAAGGGAAAAAGTAAAGCAGCAGATTCTAGTAAGCAACTTAGCATTGAGATGAGCACTGAGAAAAGGTTGTCTTCTCTACTTCActtgaggtagtgatatggactgcgtacactctaccctccccagaccccactaggtgggaatacactaggtgggaatacactgggtatgttgttgttgttgtttaatatTTCTAGTGCTAggattttatttgtattttttgaagcTCACTGTTGGCTTTGAATTCTACAGAGATGACCACTGAAATTGCTTGATTGCTTTCCTGTTGGTAGAAGTAATTTTCAATAGAACATTTATTTATGATGATCGAGGATCAAGGCTGCAGTGGATGATGTGGTTAAGAAAGCATTTGGTGAAACTTTATTTATGAAAGCTTTTGCTGGAACCCTTGTGCAATTCATGAAAAAACAGTTCAAATTCCAATCCTATATAGGGTGCCACAGACTCCTAATTTGTTGTAATGTATGCCACTTTTGTTTCAAGAATGTCATAATGTGAAGAGAAATTGATGTACTATAGCTTGGGCAAATGAAACTTTGAAAACTTTTTGTTTATAATGTTGACAGTTCTCTTTGAAACATCTACAacataaattgaaaaaattattatgattGAGATTGCCAACTATTCTGTTCTATTTAGTGTTTTCTGTAAGGTGTTTTCATTCAAGTAGAAATTATGGATGTCCGATAAACCGCTTGATAATTATTTATCCGTTACCGAACCAACTTATATCTTATCGGTTGACTAGtggatttgtatattttaaaaccGATAACCATTAAGTCAAACCGTTAAGTGTAGTGGTTCATTCGATCCGTCCGATAAGCAGCTCTAACTGGAAAAGAACAAGCATCGTAGAGAGTTTTGTGGAGTTTAAGAACGACTATAAAGAATTTCTTAGGCCACAATTTGATTGATAGTAACCTTCAGGTAGGCCACAATTTGATTGATAGTAACCTTCAGGTATTAATACATTAGTGACTTGATATTTTAATTGCAGATTCTTACCttcataatatttcaaaaagGAAAGATTTCTATTTCTACTCTCGTGATAATACTAGGCTAATGATTGGAAGGAGATGATTTGATAATGATTGGATATTTATGATTATAGGGGATGAATTGGAGTTGGAACTATATGAAAACAGAAGGGTAATATTAAAGGACCAACATGTTGCAAAGTCACTGTTTCACACAACAGTTAtatttaactaaaatataaaGCTTCAGTTAATTGAAAAATCTAATTGTTGAAGATGTTATATTTTGAATGGTTACACAAACGAGCAATTGGACTGGGAGCTTGATTCTTATTGGTGACTTGTTCAATAAATTTAGATGTTACCCACTTAAaaggttttgattattttaaatccATTTTGGTGAGTTTGAGGTAATTTCACTACTAGAAAAAACAGTTTTTGCAACCACAAAAAAGTGACCACAGCTTGTGGTCACAATAAAAGCGACCACGTGTGGTCGcattttcaagttttttttctaaaaaaaaatattataaaaaatatccaaatagTAACCTAACTAGATACAATTTATCATTCTGTATATACAAATAGACTCTTTGACTATATATTACATTCCGACAAAAAACACTAAATTTACTGTTTGAGTAGATAGCAAAATCAATCAGAATATACAGTTTAAATAGACACAAAACTTTTGATCAGAATATAATTCGATCAGTTCAATATACAATTGTCttaatttgttttgaaatttatttacgaaatattcacaaattatttaccaaaaaaaaaaattgacgaaATAACAAACACAtactaaaaaaagattttaaacaatgtgattttaatttgatgaaattcatataagaaattaattttatgattcaATACCTATAACTAcaatgatgatttaatttgaaatttcGAAGATCATGAAGATAAGAAACTtcaattgatttgattttgattttcgtTGTTGAAAACGACACTGTGAAACaacattttgaattttgatttgggttgttgaAAATAGCGGTAGTTACGTTAATTAAGAGgtatttatgaaaaagaatcttaagcttttaatacatatGGTAATTATAcattatttaactcaactgattcGAGTAAGAGGGGGACAGTAAATCCATTTGTATATGTCTTTACGTAGCAACAAGTttgtaaaatacaaaatacaagttgctattTTAAGTAATTATGAAATAGTTGCTATAAAACTCTTAATTGTGAGCTTAAGTTTGCAGGTTACGAATTTTTCCCTCACACATATGTCAATTATTTGTGACTATTGTATGTTTATGTCAATCCCTCGCGCTACTCATGAGCATGCGATTGGGCTTAGAAGCCCCCAGTTTTGTGATTTAGGCTCATTTTCTTGCTTCATTTGTCAACGGACGAGATTGGGCCtgagcatattttggtttaattcgaagaaattgaaaaatcaaatcgaagtttaattttgatttcgTTTTTCAGTTTTTCGAATTGGTTtcggtttcaaattttagaaattcagttAAACGGTTCGTcggttttttcaaaaaaaaaataaaaataggttaaaTCGTAagccaaaattatataaataatatatatatatatattcaacataaataatatttttcggttatttcattccatttcatccatgttgagttatttatatttggaaatgaaaaataggtttgaaaaaaaatattttttctaaaaaatcaccaattttaaatgcccTGTCATGACAAAAAAAGACTCATTGCTTTAATcttcaaaactataataaaaatctgaaataaccaaATCGAATTTGTAGAAATCGAACCAAAACGAATTTATTTCGCTTTGACTACGGTTGTTATTTTCATCAattcaaaaactgaaaaaccaaatcaatattaaataatcaaatcgaACAAACCGAATGTCCACCCTA encodes the following:
- the LOC107863212 gene encoding metal tolerance protein C4, which translates into the protein MGVASEGMKVKEYIWRGHDPTAVVVMTEVAVFLIQRTKHALIETAIDDKELEKIVKFLKNDPVVDSVYDCKSDVIGLDFFRFKTEIGLLREQLKTMLFLLSLPLNRGMNVKP